GGTCAGTGGACACTCAGTGTGCAATGGAACAGTACAGGATTTCATGAAACATGATCATCTACTTTGCAGTGTACCAGCAAACTCAGAGCTCTTGGACCCTTGTGGCTTTCACTAACATTAACACCACCTTGCACCAACAGTCCCAGCACTGAGCACCAGCAAAAAATTGTCCATAAGCAAAGTAAGGCCTAACTTACCTTTAGGGCTGACACTGATGTAGTTAGATGTGTGCATGTTTCATGCTTAAGACTGGTGGTGGAAGGCTGTTTTCAACTCTACATATATGCAAATCCTCAGAAAGCAAATACGTGTACATCAGTTCTCTGACATGGCTCCCTTTgagagcagcagagctctgacTTCTAGGGCTGTCCAAGGCTTTAGCATTCAATCCTAAACATGATTCCCCAGCAACTTTGTGCCCATACAGAAACCACCTTCCACCAGGAGGTAACACTGGGAAGTAcattagcctcctcttctgcttgCTGTCAAAACCCAGGCTGCTGCACTCTTTTGAAACCCCAGGCAGCAGTCTTGTGGTATCCGCAGTGCCAGAAGATGagccctcccctcccagctgTATTCTTTCCTGGCTTGTGTTGAGCCAAGAGAGGACTGGCAGAGCCAGCTATCTGATTACACTACCAAGAcaggagacagagggatttggccagcctcttttcagtggtttgtggggacaggacaagaggcaatagcCAAAACACGGATCataggaagttccacaccaacatgcgtcagaacttcttcacagtgagggtaacagagcactggaacCAGCTGGAGGTTGTGGAATCTcatctggagatattcaaggctcatctggacacctacctgggcaatctgctctaaggaacctgctttggcaggggggttgaaccCGATGATCtcgagatcccttccaacccctgcaattctgtgattctatgaaagccACTGACGGACAAAGCCTTTGAAAACAGGCACCCCAGCAagggggggtaggggggggaAACAGGGACAACCAGAGATAGATCAAATGTCACAAAGATTTTTATACTGTCCACatagaatttatttatattttaaaaaagatacaAACAATACTAGATACATTCTAGCAAAGACACACAAGCCAGGAGCTTGATGGCTGCCAATTAACCACTATTTCACTTCTGGCTCCTTCTCCCCCACTTGTTATCAGTTTGCTTGCCTTGGCACCAGTACACTATTCAGaaatctttttcctctttgatcTTCTTGGTCATTTCCTTGGCTTTgatcttctttttgtttttgtagatgGGGGAATGGAGGAACTCCGTGTCTGTAAATGGGTCACCCCGTCTCAGTTTGCTGCAGAACCAAAAGGGTTAGACTGAACCGTCAAGAGGTTTCTTGAATACACGTATGATTTTAGTCTCTAAAGTTTCTGTTTTTACTGAAATGCTTCTACCATAAGATGACTGGGTAGTACAGTTTAGTTGTTGTCCCCTACTGGATCAGCTATACCCACACAGAGTACTTTCTGAACCATTATAACTAATTTCTCACATGAAATTCACACTGCAGTACTTTTCagggaaaaacacagcatcacCTAGCCAGCACAGGTGTTGTTTTAACAAAACCAATTTAACAAAAGACATCATTTTAGGAATTCAGTGCTTCTGAACAGTAGCTACTAGATAATGCAACAGTTTCTTCGGGAAAAGATGCAGCTCCTTGCTCTGGTACTCATCCCTGCCAGAAGCAGCAAACATTACCCAACCTGCTCATGGGCTGCGGTGGTTACACACCAATGGCTAGCTAAGCTCCAACACACTGTTCTCTCACTCTCCTTCCTcaacagagcagagggaggaaGTATGATGAAAAATTGTTCATAAGTAGAAATAAGGAGAGGGaaatcactcaccaattactatcataggcaaaacagattcagccTAAgggaaattaatgtaatttattgcctactactaacagactagagcagtgagagctAACAGCAAACTAAAAAAGCCTTCCTCCCATccatcctcttccacctcctcttcctgagcagtgcaggtgaatgggggctgtggtcagtcccgaACGGTTCGTCTCCatcgctccttcacagtcactgtCTGCCCCACTCCAACGTGGGGTTCCTCCCACAGGACACAGTCCTTCTTGAACTGGTCCTCTGGGGGCTTCCCACAGGTTACAGTTCTTCAAGAGCTGCTCCAATATGGGTCCATAGCATGGGGTGCAGTCCTGCCGGAACAAACTGCCCCAGCATGGGTCACCCACAGGTGGCAATTCCTGCTCCTCTGTGAGCTCGCCTCCACAGGCTGCACTTCTGGCCCAGAGTCTGCTGTGTGGGCTCTCTCTccaagggctgcagcctccttcagacCATATCCAACTGTTccaccacgggctgcagcatggagatctgctctggTGTGATACACCAcgggctgcagagggacaacctgctctgccaggagcctctccacaggccacaggggaactgctgctccatgcctggagcatctcctgccctccttcttcactgaccttggtgcctgcagggctgttttTCCTCTACGTTCTCACTCCtcgctcccagctgctgtgcagtatcttttttctgctttcttaaatACACTCACAAGTGCAAGCagcattgcttattggctcagctctggccagcagcaggtcctttCTGAAGCCATCTGGAACTggctcttatctaacatggggcagcttctgtaCTGTTCTCACAGAGGACACCCTGTCAGCCCCCCTCAAAATACACTAAAGTACACTGAGTACATGGGGAGACATCCTCCTCAAAATCTTGCATTTCTTTCACTGAAATCTGATTAAAATTGAGGTATTACTTAATTGTTGTCTAGAACTTCAAATAGCACAGAACAGCAACAAGGAAAAGCAGGGCTTTCcctttattctctttatttatCCTACATATTAACCTCATGTTAATCCCTCACTAGCACTAGGCTACTACATACAAAGTCTGCTAAGACAAGTTTTTGTTTGGTGAGGGAAATTGCTCTTTGGCAGCATGTTACCAGAAGCCTGCACGTGCATCTATACTAATGCAGAATTTCTGTTTAACCACACTGTGGCAGAAGGACTCACAAAAACATGAAGGGTAAGAGGGACTAAAGACAAAGAGCGACAGAGGATCCACCCTTGGAGATCAAGTGTATGAAAGGAGAGCAAGGGTTTGCAGCATAAGAAAAGTCACAGGAAGGAATAGTTTAAGTCCTAACCTTCCGATTTTTGGCTCCTTGTAGCAGGTTGGTTCTCGTCTCCGCCTGATTAAGCGCCCTGACTCTTCTTCcgagctggggagggacagaGTCCTGGCATTGGTAAGGTCCTGTAGTGGTTTGGACTCTATAAAGAGAGACATGCACACGAGTTGATCATAGTGTTTCCAAATCAAAGtaatttcttagaaaaacaGCTGCCAAACAGAGAACGTCCGCATTACCAGGTTCCTCTGAACACCACATAATCCTGAATCTAATCATATCACCTCTAAACTCAGGAGGCCATTTTTGTCCCAAAATTCCAGAGCTGCTTCTCAAAATTCAGCTCATTGATCAAATTAGGTTACTCActgaaaaatactgcaaatacGACAGTCACTAATACCGCAAATATAACTGTGCCCAGCTGTAGCAGCCTCTCCTTGCAGAAATGGTAGTTGACAGCTCTAACACCCCCCAGAAGTTTACACATTGTAGAAATCAAGTTTAAAGCACCTCAACAACCTAGGAGACTTCCAGCAAGGTTTCCTGCAAAGCAGGACCATGCCAATGCTTACTGcagctttcaaaataaagtCAGCCAAGAAGACAGAACAAACTTCCCCCTTCTCCACAACCGCACATAACTGTTTACAGAACATGCAATAACAAGCTCCCGGAAAGAGTCAAAGTAACTACTGCTACCAGACATGGGATATACCTCCAAATCCTTTgggaaacaaaatggaaaaaaaagaaatccccaatgggggaagaaaaaaaaaaaagcttatgtaGCTCCTGAAGAAATTTCATTGATGTTGCCACTTAAAAGTATAAAGTCTGAACCCTTTCAGCATTAACCATTTGGGATGAagagctgttatttttaattgcacgGTAATTAATTACCGTGCCCCAGTAATGCCAACTCCAGTGGCCAGGGTTAGCATCAGGTTATGCCTTTCAACTGTTGAGCAGGTCAGTTTTTTAAATTGACAGGCATGCCCTGTAGATAACAAGCGTGGGAAAAAGAGACTTGCAGCATATGCTCTTAACCTCCCAGTATGAAAGACCACCAGAAGTTTCAACAGAAAAGCTGATAAACTACAAACAAATGCAGCCATGGAAATGACCGACCAGCATAAGTAGAAGCATAAATTGCGTACTGAACATTGATCTTTAACTCCATAAACCATGAGAGTATAGACACAATCTGCATCCTTTGGTACCCGTCTCCAAACACAggtcccttccccagcccacCACCTACCACGTTTCTCCAAGGATGAATTCTGGGAATGATCTTCAGAACTTGACCCATGTTGGTTTCTTTCCCCAGGTACTTCTCCATCCCTTTCTTTAAAAACCTGAGAGCACTCTGGCCAAAGAGAGGATTTCTCTGGGATTCTGTTGCCCTCAGTACTTAAGCTCTTGGAAACCAGTACATCTGTAAGGCCAGCTTTGAAATGTAAAGCTCCAGAGCAGACCACAGAAGAGGACTCAAGACTTTGTGAAGAGCCCGTAAGATTTTTTGCATGTGGTATCTCAGCGATCTGCTCCTCCAGGGAGACAACTGGCTCAGACAGCAGATCTGCAGTGCAGGAAAGTTTCCCCATCAGGACAGTTTGCTTTGATGCAAGTTCCACTGAACTTCCAGGGAGCACATTGGCACCATTGCTCTGTCTGGTGAGGAAATCCATCTTTGGAGGAGTAGGGGTGTTCCTGTTCCTCCGAGGCTTTGCTTTGGGATCAGCCCCTTTTTGCCGAGCATTTGTGCTGTCATCTTCAGCTTGCTCCTTTTCTTGAAGGTCCCCTGgttcttttttattgttctgaGCAGCTATCATCTTCCGAATTCTGGGAATTTTGCTAGCTTGGCTCCCAGAAATAGATGTAGAAGGTACAATTTCATTTCCTTCAGAATTTGTCTGGACACTAACCAAGTTTCCTGTAAGATCTGAAGGACAAACAACATAAGTCTTCCTGCTACATTTATCTAGTGAATTCTTCATGCACTCCTTAGCTACTTCTGGAACACCTATACAAGATCCAAAATTATCTTCATTTCTCTGATCGCTACAACCGCTTACCCTGCCAGTCTTCCTCCTGCTTGTCTGGCTTCTTTTAGACTGTTTTTCAGCTTTGGCCTCAGGTATCTTCACATTGCTTATGAGAGTCTCCCCAGAGTCATTTATTTGCCTAATTACTATAGTTTTTCTGTTGGCTTTCTGTCTGATGCTCTTTGTGCTCACACTTGGTAAGTCCTGTAAAGCATGTGCATTTGAAGTCTCATTCCTCAGCAAAACTGAGTTTTGTAAAGTGGACTCATCTGAGGAAACTTTATGACTTGAGAAGGCATGAACTGGACTTTTTAATAAATCCTCCATGCTTTCAAACTCAAAGATAGCATCTTTCTTAACTTGTTGCGGTAAGTCAGCACTTCCAAGACTATTCAGTTGTGCTGTATTCACCACGTATGTTCTTCTGGAAACTCGGACTTCATCAGAACAATGGGAATGTTGCTCCACACTACAGCCTCTGTTCTTCCTCTCCAAAGACCCCACACAAGCCTTCTGCCTCATATCTGAGGCTTCTGACTCACTAGAATATGTTGCAACTTCTGACTGAAAAAGCTTCTTTGCATTTAGGGTACTCCCTTCATCTTGAGGTATATCAGGGCTATTTTCCACattgtttttaactttattttttttctttcctgtgcttgcctttttaacagtttttttctCACTAGTTTTACAGTTACCCTTACTTTTAACCTTTACAGGAATAAGCTTCAAGACTTTGCTATGGCTGGGATCCATTTCAACACCACACCCAGTTTCTTCAGCCTGTGGCTGATCACAGCAAGTCTCTTTACCCAAAGATTTTTTATTGGGACTAACAGTGGCTTGAGAAGATGAAACTTGGTAGCTGGGAGATTTCAGCTGCACCTGTGTGCTGCtcttgctgcagctgctgctgtccttaGTCAAACTGCACTGGGTTGCCTCAGTAGAGCTGATATGTAGGAAGGTATCCTCACTAGAAGGCAGAGTACTTGTTGCAAACAAGGTGGAACgcttttttctctgtgtaacATGCCCTTTTGAGAGACGATCACAGAATTGTTTCACCATCTCATCATCCTCATATGGAAGTGGCTGACTTTCCCAAGCAAGTGCTGGCAAATCACTGAGATTTTGTTGAGTGGTGCACAAGGATTCTGTTGGAAAGACAAAATTAATTCCTAAGACTGAGGAACATATCAGGCAAAAGTCAGGTTTCTCAGTACCACTAGACACACGTCCTGCATACTACCAGGAAGCCTGAAgatagaaaaggcagggttttGTTCCACAGGGACTCCCCAAACTCACCATAGTAACAGAATTGCTCAGCTGACTTTGCTCAGAACACAAAGGCAACCTGAAGCAAAACGCCTTAAACAGCCCtaatatttagggatgctcaggatcTATATGAAAGTTATTCATATGGCAAAGCCACATGGAACAGGAGCTGTGCACCCAGTTATGTTCTGGGGAATAGCACCTTCAAGCACTTCCGAAAAATCTTATGTAAGCTCAGTCCCTATTATTCGGGAAAACTAATGAGTAGTCTTGAGATACTGCAAATGTCAGTCATTCCCACTGAGACATCCCATTCTGGGATACCCCGAGCTCTGGTAGTATCAGTGTCACTGGAGCGCATAGTTCCTAACTGTAATTAGAAGCTACCAGGGCAATAGTTAGGAGCGAAGGGGAGCTATGGTACTACACTCATACACAACATCTACACACATACCAAATCATACCAGAACAACCACAGAAGATGCACATACCTCCAGAGAGAGAAGAGCCAAGGAAAACTTCTTGTGCTTCCATTGCTTCACTCTgcttattcttattttcttcctggtgGGACTGAGGCTTCTTAGCAAGCTGTGATGGCAAAGCATCTTTGGAGACAACAGGCACAATTTCCTGAGGCTTATCAGAAGCAGATCTCCGAAGACTGACCAAGGACTTCCGTACAGCTGTGGAGCTGCCGCCTTGCTGTCCCCCATCACGTGGCTTTGAAACAGGCACCCTCAGTGACATCAGCTCACCACTGGtgagaaaaaacagcagtagAACATGTTTCATACCTGCAACAGGCCTCAGAAGCCAAAAGAACAGGGAGGCAACGGAGtgaccatccctgggggtgtttaaggaaagattggatgtggtgcttaggaacatggtttagtggggtgacagtggtggtaggACCAGATGATATTGGAggccttttccagccttaatgatcTATGATCTACTGTCTGTGAAGCAACTCAGAACATGGGCTGGggaagaaaacttttttctcTGTGGCTGGTGAAAACTATCTGAAAGTCATGTGTTgcagtgggtttatgtggcaaggttttagtAGCAGAGGGCTGCAAGGGTGGCCTTTCtgagaatccagaagctgcctctTGTTgaataagggccagtttcagacAGCTCCAAACAGACCCACCACTGTCCAGAGCCAAGCCactaagcaatgttgtttggacctctgtgagaacatatttaagaaaggaaaaaaaactgctgcacatcagcagctggcagagaggagtgagaaccagccctgcagaccccaagtcagtgcagcaggagggcaggaggtgctccaggcacacagcagcagttcccctgcagcctgtggagaggcccctggtggagcaggctgtccccctgcagcccatagGTCCCACATGGTGCAGATCTCCATGATGCAGCCTGTGGAAGAGCCCCCGGGGGAGCAGGTGGacgtggcctggaggaggctatggcccatggagagcccccacaggagcagggggctggggggagctgccacccacctgtgggggacccgtgctagagcagtttgctcctgggggatggatggacccagTGGTacggagctgtgtgggagctgttcttgaagagctgctgcctgtgggaagcccctgCAGGATCCATTCAGGcaggacagcatcctgtgggagggactgtgaaggagcagcagaagcaaaGTGCTATGGACTGACCACAgaccccattcccctgtgccgctTGGGGcagaggaggtggaagatggTGGATGGAAGAAAGAGttcttagtttgttttctttgtttctcacttctctagctttttagtaataggcaataaattttattagtctccctatgctgagcctgttttgcccatgacaatacATTGtcaagtgatctccccatccttatctcaacccttgagcccttttcatcattattttctccccctttccctttgacgAGGGGGAGTGAGAGCATTGTGGTAGAGCTCAACTGCCCAGTTGGTTAAAACCACCACATGTGTTTTCAAACACAGGAGGGAGAAGGGTAAATTCATACAAAGACTTGGCACTATGGGAAGTAAGACAAGAAATGGCAGCAGAAAGACACAGGGTAAAGGAAAATACCAAACTGGTGTTCTAAAGAAGGTATCTTATGGGAAAGAGACAACTGggcacacacaaaacacaaggAATTCCAGAATCGGACATTTTAAGGCCCACCTCACAAAATGACCATCTGCACTACTGTCAAACCAACTATCTTCAGTTATGCTGCTCTTCCGGCCATGGGACAGGGACGAAGGACTTGTACGGAACTGTAGAACAGAGAAATAGAAGGTTGGTTTAGAGCTCTTGCAATCACCTGTGCAGCCCTTGCACAGAGACAGCAGCAACTCAGTTTCACCCAGAAAACTGTCAAATATACCAATTACCCTCTTCAGTTTAAAACTGCACAACCAGAGGTCCCATCCTCCCGCTCCAATGTTTCAAAAGAACGGAGTCCTTTGCAGAAGGCTGCTTGTCCAACTTCCAGGAGGGTATTTTCAGGCACAGGCCTTGGCTCATACAGCTATTTGCTGGTTTACAGAAGTCATTTACTACAAGTTATGCTCAATGAATTGCAGCAGAGTCAGATTCTGCCTCCACAGACTTAAGAATATACTTTAGGTAGTTCAGATAATCTGAGACTAGGAAGAAGGTTTTCCCCAACACCCCAAATGACATAACATAGGTGAAATGTCTTGTTCCCTATTCCAAGTCACCATAGCAACAGACAGCACCAGCATGCAAAAATCACAACCTGGCCTAAGCAGAAGTCGCCCGGTCAATACAGCCAATGACCCAGAGGAAGACAGCTTATAACTGTAGCCTCTGCTGTGGAAGTTACCCAAGATCCAACCCTAAAAATCATTAGCACCAACCTTAAAATGAGAATGCAGCCAGCAAGCAagccaagaaaaacagaagaaacatcAAACACTTGAAGGGACACAACGCAAGAGAAACACAGCCTCATTTCTAGTACAACCAATGCACTCACATCTCCTATGGTTTACCTCAGACAGACGAGCCATCTTAACTGCAGCCACAAGGTTTTCAAGTTCTTTCATGGTGTTACTCTACATTGAGGTAATAAAGAGAGAAGCAGTAAGTGCGTTAAATCTAAATGTATGTTCCAACAATGACAAAGGtagccagaaaaaaaagttcagccCTTCTGGGAAAAACACAGCttagaagaaagaataaatactAATATGGGGACTTGTTTCAGATGCAGAAGATACAGTCAGTGACAGCTCACACACCTCTCCCAAGACTGAGGTACTAGTGCTGCCCACCATCCCTCTCAGTGAGGGCCCCTCTGTCAGTGCCATACCAGTAAGCAGAGCTTGTGCCGCAGCACGGCATTCTGGAAGTGGCAGTGCTCCACCTCCTTCTGCAAGCTGATCTTCTCCTGGATGAGCCGCTGTGCATTGGCTTTCTCCGCATTGAGGGCCAGTGCCAGTGCTTTATTGTTGTGCTTTAGGGAAACTTTAATAGTGGAGGAGTTATCTGTAAGCAATAGATAAGTACACAAAGAATCAACATTCAAGGTCACATCCATGCCTTCCTCTTCCCAGATGAGCTTCCCCTCAGGCTCAGATCTCTACAACTCAGTAGTCCTCCACACAGTCAGCGGTATAGTTCCTTCCTATACAGAGGTAACTACTGAATTCtccagacagcagcagagaagcttTCCATAATAACCTTCCACACTTCAGACACTGACACCTTCTGCAGTCCCAGAGGGTCATGATCAGTCAGCAAGCTACTACCTCAGTTCTTAATAAATGATGGTATGGTTCAGGAGCTGAGTACAGACAGATATCTTTCTGGTTGAGGAAGTCAGCTATAGCTCTTTTCTCATCTCCAtccaaaaaggagaaaaacctgCCTTCCTCTACAGCATCATTTGAGCAGATTTAAAACCTTATTtcccaatttaaaaataaataaatagaagtaaCAATAACATCTAACTTTTTCAAGGTAATTCATATAACCCTATGCATTACTTCATCAGTatcccccctcaaaaaaaaaaaaaaaaaaaaaaaaaaaaaaaaaacagaaattacagTTGAGCTAGCTTCTGCAATAGGttacataaatattaaaatactttttacacTCAATTCTGGTGTTTGGACCCCCAGCATGGATCCTGAGGACTCAGCTGCACAAACAGAGTTACCTAATGCCATCGGAAACGCTACTAGAGCGGCCTGcaacagccccagctgctgtttGAAAGCAGCATGGTCCCTCCACAGCTTGTTACACTTGTCACATTCACCTCAGGCACCTCAGGGCACTCTGCGCTCCCGGGTACTGAATTCCCCAGGCAGCCGGAGGCCGAGAAGCCGTTGTTAGCTCTCAGCTCCGGGTAAGAGGCtgcctccccaccccaccccaccccaccccaccccaccccaccccaccccaccccaccccaccccaccccaggCCAGGCCAGAGGCGCAGGTTTGACCTGCCCTGCGCCTCCACGCGTGCTGCATGGCGAGATGTACTCACTCAGGATTTTCGTTTTGATTTTCGACGCGATCGATGCGTTCAGCTTCGCGGTTCTCAAGACGCCGTTTCTCCTCTCCCGCATCCGCTCCCTCACGCCGCTCAGACTGAAGGAGAGCGCCTCGGACACCTCCTGCGATGCCATGGCTGGAGGGAGCCACACGCAGCAGGCTCAGCACCCGCAGCGAGCGCTCCCCAGCAAAGCCCTCCGCTCCTCCCGGCAAGAGCCGCCTCCCCGGCCCCTCCTGTCCCGCAGGGAAGACGCGGCCACAGGCACGGCAGCCGTGAGAGCCCCCCGAGCCCTCCGCCTGGGGAGCTGGGAAGGAGGGCCCCGAGCAGCCCGCAGATTTTTGAACGCAAACAGGGCGGCGGCAGCCCGCCCCTCGCCCCGCCCCGCCAAATGGCGGCCGCCTCCTCCGCCCACCGGCACGGGGACGGGGCGCCCAACGGCTGTGGCTCCGCCGGCTGCGGGGGCCCGGCCTCGGTCCGCGTAGGGCGAGGTTCTGGCGGCGAGCGGGGCTGCGGCGTGCAGAGAGAACCCGCGGTGCCCGTGCTGCGGGGCTAAGCCCCGGCAGGCCGCGCCGCCATGTTAGGGGCAGCCAGGGGACCCGCCGGCCACCTCAGCGCCGCCGCTGGCTGCGGGCAGCGCGCCTCAGGCGCTGCTCCTGCCGGGCCCAGGCACACAGGGCTGAAACGCTTCTAAAAACGCTTCAGAGAAGCCGGAAGATTTGTCGAAAGCACAAACCCCAAAGTTAGGGCTTGGGCAGCTGCAGAAGTCGGCACCAGGGCCCTAGCTTGTAACATCCtcctgaagaaaattaaaaatataaagacaTTTTACAGCCCTTTAAAATGTTGATAAGCCCACATCTGACAGTGTTTAAGAGACATTTGGCCACTGCCCTCAtcaatatgctttaactttcgTTTTGCCCTGGagaggtcaggcagttggactagatgatctccaaaggtcccttccaactgttACCATAAACGTCAGTCAGAGAAGCTCTCTGAGACTCAGTTTGGAGTTGTAGAAAGCAGGCATTTTTTAACTGTGGTGCTGGATGTGCAGGAGATCGGATCCTTCACATAGCGTGTGTACCGAGTTGCCCAAACTATGGGGGTTATATACAATCAAATATTCATCAGATTTTTGTGAAATAGTTAACATATTCATACTATTTCCCGTAGCTCATTAAACAATGTAAATACCTCTGACACATGCATTTGTATCCACCAGTGGTCTTTTGGGGGTCTCTGGTGGTCATCGGTAGTCTTCCTCACTGTGTTCACTGGTTGAACCCAGTTCCTGTGCATGCTCAGGCTCTGTTCTTTCTTATCACACTGTTTCAGCATGCGTATTGAACTTAGACGGTTACACATCCAAGGACGTACACAGCATGACTTCCTCACCTAATCTTCTTCTGACACATCCTCCAGGCCTGGATCATCTTGCCATCACTTTGAGATACAAGTCTGTATTTTCTTACAGATGAAGCTGGTTAAGTAACACAAAGTTTCCAGACTTCCTTCTAGCTAACTAAACATAGTTTGACCTATCTGCGAATAAAGCACTTCAAATCTGATTCTTGTTCTATCAAGGAAGAGACCATTTGTCCTTTCAGCTCAGTATCAAAACTGAACTGTTCTAtaaggattttttctttcacagtaatTTACATTTTAGTCCAAATTTGTGCATAACTTTCCAAGCACCTTTAAGTTTATCTTCAACAAGTTGGCACTGCATATGAACATGTTAAACATTTTAAGGGGAATGTCATAAAGCAAAGCATCCAAAATAGTCTGAAGAACAGCAGCTTACAGAGGTGCAGAGGTGATTTGCTATACAAATAAGACTGGTAAAAATGCTTTCTGCCTGCTACCATGTCTGGCTGGAAGTGCGAAATGGGAATGGCAGCTCTTTGCAGGAGTCCTAGATCCTACTCCTACTACTATTTTATGTGGTATTTGTTAATGTATTAGCTGATGCTAATATATTACCCTGTGCAAGACATGCCCTGCATCCTTTGGAAGGACAACGGCAGAACAGAGTACGTTATGTTGGGATTTCCTGGCTGTTAGAATTCTTCCTAATACTGTAAGCAAAAACATAATATTGATGAAAGAGCAACTAGCAGGATCCATGCCATATACCATTGATGCTGTTTTAGTTTTTCACTGTTCCATAACCCTGCCTCTACTAATAGCTTCTTTTACAAGCAGTTAGATCCATCAGAAAAAGCAGTGAATGGTCTCAGCCTCTCTTGTCAGCAAGT
The sequence above is drawn from the Anas platyrhynchos isolate ZD024472 breed Pekin duck chromosome 7, IASCAAS_PekinDuck_T2T, whole genome shotgun sequence genome and encodes:
- the LOC101801770 gene encoding uncharacterized protein isoform X1; its protein translation is MIVAAGQPTLCNKEGQAGGQRSMYKRKEEKAMASQEVSEALSFSLSGVRERMRERRNGVLRTAKLNASIASKIKTKILNNSSTIKVSLKHNNKALALALNAEKANAQRLIQEKISLQKEVEHCHFQNAVLRHKLCLLSNTMKELENLVAAVKMARLSEFRTSPSSLSHGRKSSITEDSWFDSSADGHFVSPSHRMLSCLNGSCRGFPQAAALQEQLPHSSVPLGPSIPQEQTALARVPHSGELMSLRVPVSKPRDGGQQGGSSTAVRKSLVSLRRSASDKPQEIVPVVSKDALPSQLAKKPQSHQEENKNKQSEAMEAQEVFLGSSLSGESLCTTQQNLSDLPALAWESQPLPYEDDEMVKQFCDRLSKGHVTQRKKRSTLFATSTLPSSEDTFLHISSTEATQCSLTKDSSSCSKSSTQVQLKSPSYQVSSSQATVSPNKKSLGKETCCDQPQAEETGCGVEMDPSHSKVLKLIPVKVKSKGNCKTSEKKTVKKASTGKKKNKVKNNVENSPDIPQDEGSTLNAKKLFQSEVATYSSESEASDMRQKACVGSLERKNRGCSVEQHSHCSDEVRVSRRTYVVNTAQLNSLGSADLPQQVKKDAIFEFESMEDLLKSPVHAFSSHKVSSDESTLQNSVLLRNETSNAHALQDLPSVSTKSIRQKANRKTIVIRQINDSGETLISNVKIPEAKAEKQSKRSQTSRRKTGRVSGCSDQRNEDNFGSCIGVPEVAKECMKNSLDKCSRKTYVVCPSDLTGNLVSVQTNSEGNEIVPSTSISGSQASKIPRIRKMIAAQNNKKEPGDLQEKEQAEDDSTNARQKGADPKAKPRRNRNTPTPPKMDFLTRQSNGANVLPGSSVELASKQTVLMGKLSCTADLLSEPVVSLEEQIAEIPHAKNLTGSSQSLESSSVVCSGALHFKAGLTDVLVSKSLSTEGNRIPEKSSLWPECSQVFKERDGEVPGERNQHGSSSEDHSQNSSLEKRESKPLQDLTNARTLSLPSSEEESGRLIRRRREPTCYKEPKIGSKLRRGDPFTDTEFLHSPIYKNKKKIKAKEMTKKIKEEKDF
- the LOC101801770 gene encoding uncharacterized protein isoform X4; translated protein: MIVAAGQPTLCNKEGQAGGQRSMYKRKEEKAMASQEVSEALSFSLSGVRERMRERRNGVLRTAKLNASIASKIKTKILNNSSTIKVSLKHNNKALALALNAEKANAQRLIQEKISLQKEVEHCHFQNAVLRHKLCLLSNTMKELENLVAAVKMARLSEFRTSPSSLSHGRKSSITEDSWFDSSADGHFVSGELMSLRVPVSKPRDGGQQGGSSTAVRKSLVSLRRSASDKPQEIVPVVSKDALPSQLAKKPQSHQEENKNKQSEAMEAQEVFLGSSLSGESLCTTQQNLSDLPALAWESQPLPYEDDEMVKQFCDRLSKGHVTQRKKRSTLFATSTLPSSEDTFLHISSTEATQCSLTKDSSSCSKSSTQVQLKSPSYQVSSSQATVSPNKKSLGKETCCDQPQAEETGCGVEMDPSHSKVLKLIPVKVKSKGNCKTSEKKTVKKASTGKKKNKVKNNVENSPDIPQDEGSTLNAKKLFQSEVATYSSESEASDMRQKACVGSLERKNRGCSVEQHSHCSDEVRVSRRTYVVNTAQLNSLGSADLPQQVKKDAIFEFESMEDLLKSPVHAFSSHKVSSDESTLQNSVLLRNETSNAHALQDLPSVSTKSIRQKANRKTIVIRQINDSGETLISNVKIPEAKAEKQSKRSQTSRRKTGRVSGCSDQRNEDNFGSCIGVPEVAKECMKNSLDKCSRKTYVVCPSDLTGNLVSVQTNSEGNEIVPSTSISGSQASKIPRIRKMIAAQNNKKEPGDLQEKEQAEDDSTNARQKGADPKAKPRRNRNTPTPPKMDFLTRQSNGANVLPGSSVELASKQTVLMGKLSCTADLLSEPVVSLEEQIAEIPHAKNLTGSSQSLESSSVVCSGALHFKAGLTDVLVSKSLSTEGNRIPEKSSLWPECSQVFKERDGEVPGERNQHGSSSEDHSQNSSLEKRESKPLQDLTNARTLSLPSSEEESGRLIRRRREPTCYKEPKIGSKLRRGDPFTDTEFLHSPIYKNKKKIKAKEMTKKIKEEKDF